Proteins from a single region of Catenulispora acidiphila DSM 44928:
- a CDS encoding HTTM domain-containing protein codes for MTSGIDDPADTAETADVLGPGDVSDVSDAIDVSDAISTADAAVAAAGIGVVETTGIADATDIADTPALAVAVAVAAAQGPAFRGEPLTWVAAKAQNAFTRLTTHAVALYGTAVLRIGYGSLYLIFLLHEYPRHDALWGPNAAWTPALNQQFANDPGLDWFAIDRWWYTFLGHGGKTWFEFWYTVAILVCLLFVLGWRTRVTSICFALTIMAFTGRDVFLTDGGDNIMGLMAIYLAFSRCGTRWSLDARRKRRQAEKREARGIAEFSWPDSPGWQAVAELDRTREEIVTFLHNAAVLVIAAQICVVYAAAGLYKSQGSYWQNGTALYYTLKLDWFRPWPGLSDFMAGQSVTIAIVAYLTVFVQIAFPFAVFSKWLKYPCLVMLVGMHFSIAVVMGLPLFSAAMMVGDAVFLPTAMWLWVGRKVREQVGRLPKPGRYLFSKQARPAPAIPQSLEASALPHQAQPHKSASH; via the coding sequence GTGACCTCCGGTATCGACGACCCGGCGGACACCGCCGAGACCGCTGACGTGCTCGGCCCGGGCGACGTGAGCGATGTGAGCGATGCGATCGATGTGAGCGATGCGATCAGCACGGCTGACGCGGCCGTCGCCGCCGCTGGAATCGGCGTGGTCGAAACGACCGGCATCGCCGACGCCACCGACATCGCCGACACCCCCGCGCTGGCTGTGGCGGTGGCAGTGGCCGCCGCCCAAGGTCCGGCGTTCCGCGGCGAGCCGCTGACGTGGGTCGCCGCCAAGGCGCAGAACGCCTTCACGCGCCTGACCACGCACGCGGTCGCCCTCTACGGCACCGCCGTCCTGCGCATCGGCTACGGCTCGCTCTACCTGATCTTCCTGCTGCACGAGTACCCGAGGCACGACGCGCTCTGGGGTCCGAACGCGGCCTGGACTCCGGCGCTGAACCAGCAGTTCGCCAACGACCCCGGCCTGGACTGGTTCGCGATCGACCGCTGGTGGTACACCTTCCTCGGGCACGGCGGCAAGACCTGGTTCGAGTTCTGGTACACCGTCGCGATCCTGGTCTGCCTGCTGTTCGTGCTGGGCTGGCGGACCCGCGTCACCTCGATCTGCTTCGCGCTGACCATCATGGCGTTCACCGGCCGCGACGTGTTCCTCACCGACGGCGGCGACAACATCATGGGTCTGATGGCCATCTACCTGGCCTTCAGTCGCTGCGGAACACGCTGGTCGCTGGACGCCCGGCGCAAGCGGCGCCAGGCCGAGAAGCGCGAGGCCCGCGGCATCGCGGAGTTCAGCTGGCCGGACAGCCCCGGCTGGCAGGCGGTCGCCGAGCTGGACCGGACGCGCGAGGAAATCGTCACCTTCCTGCACAACGCCGCGGTTCTGGTGATAGCGGCACAGATCTGCGTGGTCTACGCCGCCGCCGGGCTCTACAAGTCGCAGGGCTCGTACTGGCAGAACGGGACCGCGCTGTACTACACGCTGAAACTGGACTGGTTCCGGCCCTGGCCCGGTCTGTCCGACTTCATGGCGGGGCAGAGCGTCACCATCGCGATCGTGGCGTACCTGACGGTGTTCGTGCAGATCGCCTTCCCCTTCGCCGTGTTCAGCAAGTGGCTGAAGTACCCGTGCCTGGTGATGCTGGTCGGGATGCACTTCTCGATCGCGGTGGTGATGGGGCTGCCGCTGTTCTCGGCGGCGATGATGGTCGGCGACGCGGTGTTCCTGCCGACGGCCATGTGGCTGTGGGTCGGACGCAAGGTGCGCGAGCAGGTCGGGCGGCTGCCTAAGCCCGGGCGGTATCTGTTTTCAAAGCAGGCGCGTCCTGCGCCAGCCATTCCGCAAAGTCTGGAAGCGTCCGCACTCCCCCATCAAGCACAGCCTCATAAATCAGCGTCCCATTGA
- a CDS encoding DUF5819 family protein has protein sequence MSEPIEEPAVPPPNPPHQAPRPWWSRALLGVSVLGISLLALYHLSITFLTNSPTNTVSTKFATPISKWVYPWFEQNWRLFAPNPMSQNFTVEARVSTDCYTDVTPWYNLSQMDYDTIAHNVFPGHTEQNELRRAWTDGYAATHDSADVGTSGRADMMRQYLVNIALQRIDPLSAKDGVPSAKIMNIEFRVTTTDIAPAEKPNEVMQPVVHIIPWRQVSPDAVSYGCPNGSVAP, from the coding sequence GTGTCCGAGCCGATCGAGGAACCCGCCGTGCCCCCGCCGAACCCCCCTCACCAGGCTCCCCGGCCGTGGTGGTCGCGGGCACTGCTCGGCGTCTCGGTCCTCGGCATCTCGCTGCTCGCGCTGTACCACCTGAGCATCACGTTCCTGACGAACTCGCCGACCAACACGGTCAGCACCAAGTTCGCCACCCCCATCTCCAAATGGGTCTATCCGTGGTTCGAGCAGAACTGGCGGCTGTTCGCCCCGAACCCGATGTCCCAGAACTTCACGGTCGAGGCCAGGGTCTCCACCGACTGCTACACCGACGTCACACCCTGGTACAACCTGTCGCAGATGGACTACGACACCATCGCGCACAACGTGTTCCCCGGGCACACGGAGCAGAACGAGCTGCGCCGGGCGTGGACCGACGGCTACGCCGCGACCCACGACTCCGCGGACGTGGGCACCTCCGGCCGCGCGGACATGATGCGGCAGTACCTGGTGAACATCGCGCTGCAGCGGATCGACCCGCTCAGCGCCAAGGACGGCGTGCCGTCGGCCAAGATCATGAACATCGAGTTCCGGGTGACCACCACCGACATCGCGCCGGCCGAGAAGCCGAACGAGGTGATGCAGCCCGTGGTGCACATCATCCCGTGGCGGCAGGTCTCCCCCGACGCCGTGTCCTATGGCTGCCCGAACGGGAGCGTGGCGCCGTGA